One genomic region from Phycodurus eques isolate BA_2022a chromosome 16, UOR_Pequ_1.1, whole genome shotgun sequence encodes:
- the arl16 gene encoding ADP-ribosylation factor-like protein 16 isoform X1, whose product MSLHGAVDVDSPPHTLPTVGTNLTDLTLRRKKLTVRELGGCMGPIWRSYFNDCSSVIFVVDSANIAQVSSSCIQLLTVLSAQALRDTSVLIIFNKRDTPCTMSLAEIRSLFRLDDLVACAPQPISTLEASARSGTGLREVLTWLESVAAK is encoded by the exons ATGAGTTTGCACGGAGCTGTTGACGTGGATAGCCCTCCACATACACTGCCAACT GTGGGCACCAACCTGACGGACTTGACGCTGAGGAGAAAGAAGCTGACCGTGAGGGAGCTGGGAGGCTGCATGGGCCCGATCTGGCGCAGTTACTTCAACGATTGCTCCTCTGTCATA ttcgtGGTGGACTCGGCCAACATCGCTCAGGTGTCGTCGTCGTGCATCCAGCTGCTGACGGTGCTCTCTGCCCAAGCCCTGCGAGACACTTCTGTACTTATAATCTTCAACAAGAG GGACACGCCTTGCACGATGAGCCTGGCGGAGATCCGGTCGCTGTTCCGACTGGATGACCTGGTGGCCTGCGCTCCTCAGCCAATCAGCACGCTGGAAGCGAGCGCCCGCTCCGGAACGGGACTCCGGGAGGTGTTGACGTGGCTGGAGTCCGTCGCCGCCAAGTGA
- the fn3krp gene encoding ketosamine-3-kinase, with translation MEDKLKKELGTATLKSAGHSGGGCISQGQSYHTDTGKVFVKLNHKSQAKLMFDGEMASLEAIIQTGAIKVPKPVKVIELDTGGCVFVMEHLDIRGLNKYSKQLGEQLAHLHLHNKRQLQKVSEEQQTIGKGAGQSAAAYVDKYGFSTSTCCGYIPQDNEWQDEWETFYSRQRLELQLNMLEKSNGDREARELWAALQLKIPQFFGDVQMVPALLHGDLWGGNVGETAEGPVVFDPASFYGHSEFELAIAGMFGGFDGSFFSAYHDKIPKAPGFARRNQLYQLFHYLNHWNHFGGGYRGSSISVMKDLLK, from the exons ATGGAAGATAAGCTAAAGAAAGAGTTGGGTACAGCCACGCTCAAGTCAGCCGGCCACTCTGGAGGTGGATGCATCAGCCAGGGCCAGAGTTACCACACCGACACCGGCAAAGTCTTCGTGAAGCTCAACCACAAGAGCCAG GCCAAGTTAATGTTTGACGGAGAAATGGCCAGTTTGGAGGCCATAATCCAAACTGGAGCGATCAAAGTACCCAAACCTGTCAAGGTGATCGAGTTGGACACTGGAGGCTGCGTCTTTGTTATGGAGCATCTGGACATACGAGGCCTTAACAA ATATTCCAAACAGCTCGGAGAGCAGCTGGCTCATCTTCACCTTCACAACAAGCGACAGCTGCAGAAAGTGAGCGAAGAGCAGCAGACAATTG GAAAAGGAGCCGGGCAGTCTGCGGCGGCTTATGTGGACAAATACGGCTTCTCTACCAGCACGTGCTGTGGCTATATACCACAG GACAACGAATGGCAGGACGAGTGGGAGACATTTTACAGCCGACAGAGGCTCGAGCTTCAGCTAAACATGCTGGAGAAGTCCAACGGCGACAGAGAGGCCAGAGAGCTTTGGGCGGCACTGCAG CTGAAGATCCCTCAGTTCTTCGGAGACGTGCAGATGGTCCCGGCTCTCCTCCACGGGGACTTGTGGGGCGGCAACGTGGGAGAAACCGCCGAAGGCCCCGTGGTCTTCGACCCCGCTTCTTTCTACGGCCATTCCGAGTTCGAGTTGGCAATCGCCGGGATGTTCGGGGGCTTCGACGGCTCCTTCTTCTCCGCCTACCACGACAAAATTCCCAAGGCGCCCGGCTTTGCGAGAAGGAACCAGCTTTACCAACTCTTCCACTACCTGAATCACTGGAACCACTTTGGCGGTGGCTACAGAGGCTCGTCGATAAGTGTGATGAAGGACCTGCTCAAGTAA
- the arl16 gene encoding ADP-ribosylation factor-like protein 16 isoform X2, with product MRSFFACVMPGQVGTNLTDLTLRRKKLTVRELGGCMGPIWRSYFNDCSSVIFVVDSANIAQVSSSCIQLLTVLSAQALRDTSVLIIFNKRDTPCTMSLAEIRSLFRLDDLVACAPQPISTLEASARSGTGLREVLTWLESVAAK from the exons ATGCGGTCTTTCTTTGCCTGCGTAATGCCCGGGCAGGTGGGCACCAACCTGACGGACTTGACGCTGAGGAGAAAGAAGCTGACCGTGAGGGAGCTGGGAGGCTGCATGGGCCCGATCTGGCGCAGTTACTTCAACGATTGCTCCTCTGTCATA ttcgtGGTGGACTCGGCCAACATCGCTCAGGTGTCGTCGTCGTGCATCCAGCTGCTGACGGTGCTCTCTGCCCAAGCCCTGCGAGACACTTCTGTACTTATAATCTTCAACAAGAG GGACACGCCTTGCACGATGAGCCTGGCGGAGATCCGGTCGCTGTTCCGACTGGATGACCTGGTGGCCTGCGCTCCTCAGCCAATCAGCACGCTGGAAGCGAGCGCCCGCTCCGGAACGGGACTCCGGGAGGTGTTGACGTGGCTGGAGTCCGTCGCCGCCAAGTGA